AAACACTATATATTACATGTATGTGTAAACCAAGAAATTTGTAAAGGAGAGAAGGGTAACCATAACAAAAAGTCAAGAGTAAAGACCAAAGACAAACAACATGCCAATTTTGTCTTTGTGATTCAAAATTGCAGCAAACCCATTAGAAGGAGATTATTGATAAAGTACTCATTAATCATTTGATTGTGTATTAGATTTAAGATTCtaatttaaaacaacaaaaaccaaaaaattctCCCTACGCCCACGACATTATCATCTCTCTTCGCCTCATATCCCAACCATCTACTATGTTGGACAAAATCTGACTCCCTTTTTTTTCGATCTCAAGCATTTATAGTTAGCAAATGAATAGTATTTTTATATGGGgaattatttaaagaaatacTACCATTATGTTaaggaggaaagaaaaaaaaaaaagaaagaaagaagaaactagcTATAGCTAGGGGATGGTGGTAAAAGGACAATAAGGTCACATGAACTGAACCAGATTTATTCATGGGTCCCTCTAAATTGGTTCTCTTGCCCATATCTCCATCATTCTCATCATAACATTATaacattgatgatttttctgttCTTCTAAAAATCTTGAgactctttttccttttccccTCAATTTCAAAGAGCTATAAGTACTGCTTGAAACAGTaaaagatagagatagagatagagaagaggagaggagagaTAGGTGGTGCTGATGATCAGTGAAGTTAGGCTAAACCCACTTTCTATTTATGTATAATTAGgtcaatcaaatctttttccCCCTCCAAttctcctcctctccttccaatttttagggtttttgcttCTCTCCTCCCTTCTCAATTCCAAAGACACCCCTTAGGAAGCCATCGAAATCCATCCTTATAATAAAACCCATTTCTTGGTCACATCTTCAAGAGAGATCTGAAAATTCTAAAGATGATGACGAATCTGTCTCTTTCAagagatggagatgaagaagaagaagacgaagaagagaagaagcctttgcaagaaggagaaggagctAGAGAAGTAGTAGAGAGAGAGCACATGTTTGACAAAGTGGTGACTCCAAGTGATGTTGGGAAGCTAAACAGACTTGTGATCCCAAAGCAACACGCAGAGAGATTCTTCCCATTAGATTCATCCTCAAACGAGAAAGGTTTGCTTTTAAACTTCGAAGATCTCACAGGCAAATCTTGGAGGTTCCGTTACTCTTACTGGAACAGTAGTCAAAGCTATGTCATGACCAAAGGTTGGAGCAGATTCGTTAAAGACAAGAAGCTTGATGCCGGAGATATTGTCTCTTTCCAAAGATGTGTCGGAGATTCAGGGAGAGACAGTCGTTTGTTTATTGACTGGAGGAGACGACCTAAAGTCCCTGACCATCATCCTCACTTCTCCGCCGGAGCTATGTTCCCTAGGTTTTACAGTTTCCCTTCTACAAGTTACAATCTCTATAACCATCAGCAGcaacgtcatcatcatcatcacggTGGTGGTTACAATTATCATCAAATCCCGAGAGAGTTTGGATATGGTTATTTCGTCAGGTCAGTGGACCAGAGGGTCAGTAGTTCTGCGGCGGTGGGGGCTGATCCGCTAGTGATCGAATCTGTGCCGGTGATGATGCACGGAAGAGCTAATCAAGGACTTGTTGGAACTGCCGGGAAGAGACTGAGGCTTTTCGGAGTTGATATGGAATGTGCCGATAGTGGAATGACGACCAACAGCACGGAGGAGGAATCATCATCTTCCGGTGGGAGTTTGCCACGTGGCGGTGGTGCTTCTTCATCTCCCTCTTTGTTCCAGCTGAGACTTGGAAGCAACACTGAAGATGATCACTTCTCTAAGAAAGGAAAGTCTTCGTTGTCTTTTGATTTGGATCAATAATTTACGATGATTATATTAGTTGGTATATCTTGGAAAAGTACACATaattctacatatatatatatatatatttttatatgacgTTATAATGCATTGATTTCATTGAAAAAATTATTGGAGATCAATTGATGATATATGTTCTAATAATAGTGAAAATTTATGGATTCGGATAGTACAAGTGTTCTTGAAAATGTTGATTGTGTGTATGAATAGATATATGAAGTAGTTCTAGCATttgtaagtcttttttttttgtttcttcgtttCTCTCAATTATATATCAATGGAGTATTTTTACATTTGGCAAAACAGATCATAGGGTAAGTAATAAGATTGTAAGTCTGTATAGAGTAGGAAACATTGGGTACAAATAAGTGAGATATTATAAGAAGAGACGACATGAACTAGGATTGGGATCAGTATAAACCCATGTCTCTCTTGTATGTCTCTGTGGTCAGAAAGTTTCAGAGTTTGATGGGCTGTCTTAGAAAAGTGAattgtctctatatatatatgtgtgtgttgcattttgtatttatatatgtgtatcATTAATTATTGTCCCTGCAATTAATTTTGGTGATGGGTTTCTATGTTTGGTTACTAAATatggctgctgctgctgctttttCTGAAGCTATTGCTGGATATTAGTTAGGCAGAGTTGCAGGAGATGGGCAgtgacaaaacaataataaaaaaaatcttgtttctttatatcATTGTGATGTCTACATTAGCAAAAAGAGAagagcttctttcttcttcccttttttttcctCATCTTGGGGCGATTGAAAAAGGTAACATCTGTTTTCACATATATTTTCTGATGCCTTTAGTTAATTTATGAGCATATTAACAAAAGTTAGAGGCTATACAATGaggaaatttaaaatatataattattttgtggtCAGTTATGCTTTTTATTTTGGATACTCTTTTGGTCTCTTGGTCTGAACTCTGAAGTATATTACACAACGCATACAGTACATTGCAGAGACACATGTAATGtaaatatatactgttatgTTTATACACATACGTTAAATGTATCATGCTATGTAGATTTATACAAGCATCTAGtattatatatcacatgtgTGTACCTTATAGCTTAGCTAGCATctaattatatgtaattatgacctatatatattatgattatgGTGTTGTCATAAAGTTATAAACGCATACATTCATCCTAAATCTCAAATTAAactttagttttagggttttatataGTATAGCTAACTCAATTCATACAATCATACTATAGGTTTGCAAAcgattttttttggtgatatgTTTACATCAAATCTCTCGTGAATGAAAATTATCTGAAACTAGTTATCACAAACTGGAACCCTAGCTAATTGGAGGCGAATTGGGATTTTGTCGACTCGTTGGCCttaaaaactcacaaaaaaaaaaaaaaaaaatcgaaatatgCCAACGTCTCGGCGTTTCCAACGAGTAATAGGAATGTGAAATTCAAGTTTTGCTTTCTACCTGATTCCAATATTTCTTACCCAGTCCCTACATTGTAAACTATTTATAATCATTGCcgaatattattaaatttacagAAGCGTGCCCAACTGACGACTCACACGTTTATAGATCAAACtattgagaaaaatcaaatgaaTGTAACAGATAAGATTATGCTGAGttgccttttttttgtttttaatgctaaacaaaatatggaaatagtaaatcataaataaataattaaagaaaaaaaaaaacccctatcACTCTACAAACACTCCGGTCACTGCATGACTAGTGCTGTGGTATAGTAGGGCAACTAAACCCAATATTAATATCATCcgctgcaaaaagaaaaaagctccAAATTAAGATCTGAGATTTAAGTTGAATGTTTTATAGATGACCTGAGATTTACTTACTTGTGTTCTTGGACCAGAGAAGTTGAGTATCAATCAAAGAATGATTCTTATCATCGAGCCGTTTCCAAGTTTTGATTGTATCAACAGCTCCCCAATATCCATACTTACTCTTCTCAAGCTGAGCTTCGACATTCTTACTCTCCTAGCCCAACCAACCTTTCCATACCCATGATACCTAAAACAGATAAAAGCGTGTGTTATAAGTAAGGGGTTATAAGTGAGATATATATAGCGTGCGACACAAGCTAGTTACCCGGCACCGCCAGCGTAACAGAGATTGATTCCATGTAGTTCGGCACAGAAGTCGTTGACGTGGTCGTGACCACTGAAAACACCTTTTACTTCACCTCGTTCGACAAGTTTGGTAAAGAAACCAGAGTTGATAGGTGGAGCACATGTCTCTTCTTGTCTCACTCCAGTCATCTCCGTTGATTTGTTGAACAATGAAAACTCCGGCATCGGAATGTGGAGGTAAACCAACCCCGGCGCGGTACCGTTCTGAGGGAAAGGCCACCCCTTGTGTTCCATCTCGAGCCATTTAGAAGTTTGTTCATACCAATTTTGCTGAGAGGTTTTGACCCAATCGTATTTGTAAATAAAACCCTTGAGATCCGTGTAAGATCCACCGTCGAGCATATAAAGATTGAGAACGGatttgaagaagagaggagaccCAAAAGGACCCTCTACTTTTAGATTGTAATTACCGAAACCATCGATTTGGTATAGCCAAGCATCGGGAGGGTTTACTTGAGACAACGAGTTTGGGAGTTTGACTATGTATTTCATCAGTGATTCTCTAGTCATGTCGGATTCTTGGTCGTGATTTCCCAAAATGGCTACCCATGGAATCCCCGATTCGATCGCAGGAGCAAATGCCCTATCCATCGATTTTGCCACGTCACTTGTCTCGCATAGTCCATATACATTATCTCCTGCGTTACAGAATAAAACAACATCATTATAAGTTCTTGaaccgaaaaaaaaatttgtgttacataatataaattttttttttgtaccggAGAAGACGATGAGATCGGGCTTCTCGGAGGCGATAGTTCGCTGTAAAAAGGCGGTGGAGTTGAGATCAGAGCAGTAAGGCATTTCTGCTGGTGCTACGTCGGAGCATGGCGTCTCTTTGCCAAAACCGTAGTGCAAATCTGAAATTTGCAGTATCTTGAACCGACCATCAGTGTTAAATCGGAGCTGCCTTGGACCGAAGGGGTAAGCAGAAACGTGACATGTTGAAAGACATAAGCAAATCAAAGAGACACTTAAAACAGAGGATAAAACAAATCTCCTCCCAGTTTCCTCCATTGAATTAGGTTTGTGACTATAATGAAACTGGATATGAGAACGAGGACTAATGTATTTGTCTTAGGTTGCACCCTGTTCTTATAGGTAGTGATTAAGATTTGATATTTCCCGAAAGATACGATAGCTTCAACTGTATTTTATTCTAATGGTATATTctacaaaattttatcaatatcTAACCATTTTGGCATATgcttttggtttgttgttgacgaaatatattatatcaaacgAGAAAaacctgtttttattttattttcgtgATTTTCTGAAAAGAAATCAATTCATGAATATTCAGTATAGATAAAAAATAACTAGTACGATTGATTACTAGACATGACAAAGCCCaaatagacaaaagaaaaacccatttttaatgcaaatttaCACACAGACCAAAGAAAACATAAccaatgaaataaaatgagaggaaaaaaaacacaccaaacAATGCTTATAATACACAGCTAAGGATCTCTATTGAAACAAACTAATCAAAGCTTCCCTTCAAGTATTCTTGTCTTTAGTAGCAACATCATGAGATTTGAACCATGGAATCCACACCGAGGTTGTCTTCTGATACGCTCTATAAGCTTCAGCTCTGTATTGCTGTTTCACCATCCGACGCTCAACAAGGATTGTTACATAGACCAAACACAAAGTATTAACCAACGCACCTACCAAAGTCCATCCTTGACCAAGGTTCCAAGCAAATATAACTAATCCCCACCACCACAATTGCTCTCCCAAGTAATTAGGATGTCTAGAGTAACGCCACAGACCGGTGTCAAGATTGGGGATTTTAGGCTTTCCTTGCTCCTTGAGTTTTTGGTTTCCGGTTACAAACTCGTGAAGCTGTGTGTCTGCGTAGTATGCCATGACAATACCCGTCAAACAGATAGCCGAGGAAACGAAGTCCCAGATGTTTAGTGGCGCATCAACGAAATGGATGACATATAAAGGTAGACATATCCCAATGAGGAAGATCTGAGAAAAGTTTGGAAAAAAGAAGCttaatgagaaacaaaaagcaTATAACTAAGCCTTATAACCAAAAAGAATCTACTTTCCTCTAAATCATCCATATAAAGGCAGATAAGCTAGACTAGATTAAAAACTTGCTCTTTGAGGCAATTCATCGAACAGGTGGTAGGCAATGTACCTGCTGCGAAACGTagacagagaagaaggagagcCACCACCAGTGTTTCCCATACTGTTTCCGTAAGTCGTTGAACCTCCAGTCTTCTCTAGCACCCCATTCCCAATTTTCCCGCCGGAAGTAGTTATGAGTCAACCGAATACTCCAAACCCATGTCAGGATAATGACAATCGTGGATCTCCACTTGTTGTATTGTCCCAATGGATGAGAAGCGAAGTAATGAACCAGCATTACTGGTATCACAGTCCAATACACATCGATCATCTACAAAATTAACAGACGAATAATGATCAATTATAAAAATCTGACATTTGAGAAAGAGATCATcgaattacaaatatttaacaaatgGGTAAACATATTGGATGCGTACCCAGTGGCTAGATTGGAGTAAACCGATGATCCAGAAGAGCACATTgacgttgaagaagaagagaaggtttgccagaagaagaggatgattcAAACACCATGAATGAATAGAGGAGAGCTCTGAATCGGAAGCTGGAGAGTAACTGTTACGGAGAAAGGTGAGGTAGAAGACGATAGAGGGAAGTGGTGCAAGGAATGCAACAATGGCGTTTCTAAGATTCcgattcatttttgttttttttttctgttgtctggaagaagatggagaggaGAGAGTGCAATTTATATAAACTGAGCTTTGGACTTTGGACTTTTGGGTTTGAATCGCTGTGGCGTGTATGGGCCTACCCTGGTAGGCCCACTTTGATCACTGATATGATTAGAGTCTTCTGTTTATTTCTACTTTTggtgaaaatttaaaattataatcaacTAACTGTAGAAAAAGGTTTAGCTTTTTGTTAAACAGCCGAAAAAAGTCtctaatgaagaaaataattggAGTATGATTTTGTATCGTAATGATGAGATGGTATGACTTTAAGCATATCATGAAATGAAAGTAATATTGtagtaaaatatacaattatcGATATGAAATGATCCAAAATTATAGCAGAAATAGGgacaaataattattaaaaaaaagaatgagagcATGGGGGGAGAGAGAATCGAAATCATAGTGAATTTGTGATTAGTTTACTTTTGAAGTAAAAGAGAAGATATCACAAAGAGATAATTAGCGTTGCTCGTGGTGACTCTAATTATTAGCTTAGCCGAAAgcattggattctaatttaatCAGAttctccatatatataaaaaaaaatcaacaccTTTATATGCGGTCcaaatttgaactttaatagtataatttataGCCCTACAACAAAATTGTATCATACATTAGTATAACTTCAAAACGGCGTCGGttgatttaaatataaatttacaaaaaaaatcggATTAAGTAAAAACCGGTTCTTTCGTCCAAATCTCGGTTCGTTTTTCTATCAGTTTGACCGGTTCAATGGTGCCGGTTAAGTAAAAACCGGAAAGATACACTATCCTCACTCGAAAAGGGTCAAGAGAAGCGAGGGATGATTAAGCGTATCGACCGTCGAGATATCTAATCGGTGTCTCCGCCGTCTTAATTCGACATCGTTTGATTTGGGAGAAGACGAAGCAGGAGTAGAGCATGTCTGGGAGGTTGCTTAAGAGGGTTCTCCAGGAACACGAAGAATCGAAACAACAGATTCATcacgaagaagaggaagaagatgaagaatcgGGAGCTCGTTCTTCGATTAATCCGTTTGATCTCTTGaacgaagatgatgaagatcttGAGGTCAGTCTATCGGATTTTTTTACCTCCAATTAGGTTGTTTGGTTGATTGTAGTATCTTGAATTTTTATCCTCTTGCGTGTTTTAGGATTGAAACCGGTGCATATATCTCTGTATTGATAAGTTTGATCTTTAGATGTTTATGGTTTTGGTTTCTGATTATCTCTGGAGCTATCCGTTTTAATGATCAGtaaattcatgttttgtttgttggtaaTAGACAAAGTGTTTCTGTAACAGTTGGGGTGTTTGATTGCAGGAGATAGAGATTGATGATGAGACTAtagttgagaagaagaaggaagatggGGGGGATCACCTGTCAAAGAATGTTGATAATGTACAGCCGGTGTCTAAGAATAAgtcgaagaaaaagaagacgaagaaaaacaaagagactAGTTCCAATGTGGCCAAGCCTGATATCTCTTTGGATGAGACTTTAGAAGCGCTTGGTCTCAGTGCTAACTCTAAGCAAGATAAGGAGACCAAAGCAAATGCTGATTCTTCcaaaatggcttcttcttcacgATTTGTTTTGGAAATAGATCCCAAGTACCTTAATCTTGAAAACGAGTTGAGGAGAGTGTATGGTTCAAAGGCTATGAGGTCCTTTGAGAGTGGCACTCCAGGTGGTGGTAGCTCTAGACTGGGGCGAGGGGGAAGACGTGGAGTTCATAATATCACAAAGACGGTTCTGATATCTCCAAAGGAGAATTGGTCTCGCTGGGATCGATCTTTCTCGATGGAGTTTCTAGAGACTAAAGATGGTAACAACTACTTcaggtaaatattttttacagttttctttttttctgggttGGGTGTGTGTATTTGGAATATAGacattgtaagtttgtaactttgtacGTCTGGTGggatacttttctttttacgtGCAGATATACCCATTCAGCTTCATATGAGCAGGCTCAGAGGGCATTTCAAGCTGCACAGGCTATCCATGATTTGAATGGTGTTGCAAGTGTCCTTATACACCATCCTTACCATATCGAGTCGCTCATAACTATGGCGGACTACTTTAAGTTTGTTGGTGAGCATGATATGGCTGCAGATGCCATTGGCAAGTGCTTGTACGGATTGGAGCGGGCATGGCATCCTATGTTCACGCCGTTCCAGGGTAACTGCCGGTTGGATTTTAACCACGACACAAACAAGCTGTTCTTCAAGACGCTTTTCACTCACCTGAGAAACATGGACAGGCGTGGCTGTCATAGGTCAGCGTTGGAGGTCTGCAAATTATTGCTTTCATTGGACACGAGTGATCCAGTGGGCGCTTTGTTTTGTGTGGATTACTTTGCTTTGAGAGCAGAGGAGTATGCGTGGCTGGAACAATTCTCTGAGGAGTACCGAAATGACAACTCATTGTGGCTCTTCCCAAATTTCTCATATTCTCTTGCAATAGCCCGGGTTTTTCTTGAGAAGATTGAGTCTTCGTCTTCCTCAGAAGCCACTCACATAGATACTTCGAAGTCGAGCTCCTTGGATCTCATGAAACAAGCTTTGAAGCTTCATCCGACAGTACTCAGGAAACTAGTGGACAAAGTACCTTTAAAAGATCAGGTATGGACAAAGATACTCAAGCATTCTTACTTCCGATCAGATGAATCAAAGATAATGTCCTTGGATCACCTTATCAACATATATGTCGAGAGGAACTACCTTATATGGAGGCTTCCAGATGTACAAAAATTGCTTCG
The Camelina sativa cultivar DH55 chromosome 6, Cs, whole genome shotgun sequence genome window above contains:
- the LOC104793667 gene encoding B3 domain-containing transcription factor NGA1-like, translating into MMTNLSLSRDGDEEEEDEEEKKPLQEGEGAREVVEREHMFDKVVTPSDVGKLNRLVIPKQHAERFFPLDSSSNEKGLLLNFEDLTGKSWRFRYSYWNSSQSYVMTKGWSRFVKDKKLDAGDIVSFQRCVGDSGRDSRLFIDWRRRPKVPDHHPHFSAGAMFPRFYSFPSTSYNLYNHQQQRHHHHHGGGYNYHQIPREFGYGYFVRSVDQRVSSSAAVGADPLVIESVPVMMHGRANQGLVGTAGKRLRLFGVDMECADSGMTTNSTEEESSSSGGSLPRGGGASSSPSLFQLRLGSNTEDDHFSKKGKSSLSFDLDQ
- the LOC104793669 gene encoding uncharacterized protein C594.04c; its protein translation is MNRNLRNAIVAFLAPLPSIVFYLTFLRNSYSPASDSELSSIHSWCLNHPLLLANLLFFFNVNVLFWIIGLLQSSHWMIDVYWTVIPVMLVHYFASHPLGQYNKWRSTIVIILTWVWSIRLTHNYFRRENWEWGAREDWRFNDLRKQYGKHWWWLSFFSVYVSQQIFLIGICLPLYVIHFVDAPLNIWDFVSSAICLTGIVMAYYADTQLHEFVTGNQKLKEQGKPKIPNLDTGLWRYSRHPNYLGEQLWWWGLVIFAWNLGQGWTLVGALVNTLCLVYVTILVERRMVKQQYRAEAYRAYQKTTSVWIPWFKSHDVATKDKNT
- the LOC104793670 gene encoding transcription factor 25-like, with translation MSGRLLKRVLQEHEESKQQIHHEEEEEDEESGARSSINPFDLLNEDDEDLEEIEIDDETIVEKKKEDGGDHLSKNVDNVQPVSKNKSKKKKTKKNKETSSNVAKPDISLDETLEALGLSANSKQDKETKANADSSKMASSSRFVLEIDPKYLNLENELRRVYGSKAMRSFESGTPGGGSSRLGRGGRRGVHNITKTVLISPKENWSRWDRSFSMEFLETKDGNNYFRYTHSASYEQAQRAFQAAQAIHDLNGVASVLIHHPYHIESLITMADYFKFVGEHDMAADAIGKCLYGLERAWHPMFTPFQGNCRLDFNHDTNKLFFKTLFTHLRNMDRRGCHRSALEVCKLLLSLDTSDPVGALFCVDYFALRAEEYAWLEQFSEEYRNDNSLWLFPNFSYSLAIARVFLEKIESSSSSEATHIDTSKSSSLDLMKQALKLHPTVLRKLVDKVPLKDQVWTKILKHSYFRSDESKIMSLDHLINIYVERNYLIWRLPDVQKLLRSAADLVIESLEQDGTEAESWLCVRKEAFSAENNQYSHLSTHDFSDSMPTLPPDNLQNFVANPRMVGGGQQQAPPPPPRDLANRNALAVLIESILPWAHYGDEGDDAHHQPDNNG